From the Plectropomus leopardus isolate mb chromosome 18, YSFRI_Pleo_2.0, whole genome shotgun sequence genome, one window contains:
- the ccdc126 gene encoding coiled-coil domain-containing protein 126, whose protein sequence is MLGALLRRNMSQKLSVLLLVFGLAWGLMLLRYTVQQPRHQSSAELREQILELSRRYVKVLTEENQNSPGGPQGTSMAGYADLKRTIAVLLDDILTRLVKLEGKIEVVVNASSTNTSHTAGGVPASASAALQKSLKHETTGIHQGTSHLHPHTRKRLRPHQGAYA, encoded by the exons ATGCTGGGTGCACTCCTGCGGAGGAACATGTCCCAGAAGCTGagtgtgctgctgctggtatTCGGCCTGGCGTGGGGACTTATGCTGCTGCGCTACACTGTGCAGCAACCTCGCCATCAGAGCAGCGCCGAGCTTCGTGAACAGATCCTGGAGCTCAGCCGGCGATATGTCAAGGTGCTGACAGAGGAGAACCAGAACTCACCAGGTGGGCCGCAGGGGACCTCCATGGCTGGTTATG ctGATCTGAAGAGGACTATTGCTGTGCTACTGGACGACATTCTGACGCGGCTGGTCAAACTGGAGGGGAAAATCGAGGTGGTGGTCAATGCCTCTTCCACTAACACCTCCCACACAGCAGGGGGCGTCCCTGCCTCTGCTTCTGCTGCCCTACAGAAATCCTTAAAGCACGAGACAACTGGCATCCACCAAGGGACGTCACACCTTCACCCCCACACCCGTAAAAGGCTTCGGCCACATCAAGGAGCATACGCTTGA